Proteins encoded in a region of the Saccharothrix ecbatanensis genome:
- a CDS encoding glycoside hydrolase family 3 N-terminal domain-containing protein, translating to MTSLINTQSDAPWRDRALPVHDRVEALLAAMTLEEKVAQLGSVWLDQDGGGSATESAPMPDVFTASASGDVDDLVRGGIGHLTRVFGTAPVTAAEGVARLRVLQERVAAGNRFGIPAIAHEECLTGFATYGATAYPTPLAWAATFDVDLVHEMASAIGRDLRAVGVHQGLSPVLDVVRDYRWGRVEETLGEDPYLVGQLGAAYVRGLEEAGVIATLKHFAGYAASRAARNHAPVGIGPRELADVILPPFETALRVGGARSVMNSYTDVDGVPVAASAQLLRRLLREEWGFTGTLVADYWAIPFLASMHRVAVDEGQAGVLALRAGIDVELPETRGYGSRLVENVRVGNVDESLVDDAARRVLRQKVELGLLDGGPLVPSTADEVDLDSADNRWLARTVAERSIVLLANDHAVLPLDLPRRARIAVLGPCADDSLTLMGCYAFPNHVLHRYPERGAGLPIATIRQQVQAEFPQATVDYARGVEVSGDDDSGITDAVNAAGLADVALLFVGDRAGLFGDGTSGEGCDAPDLRLAGLQDRLVEAVLATGTPTVLVVVSGRPYALGDYADRAAAVVQAFFPGVEGASAVAGVLSGRINPSGRLPVQVPRLPSVNPSTYLQPLLGAKTDGISALDPTPLFPFGHGLSYSTVRYETLATTRDEAPTTGSVEARVVVRNTGPRAVEEVVQLYASDPVAQVVRPLVQLVGFARVALEPEQARAVVFDVPTDAFSFTGVDGRRVVEPGRISLSTGPSAGDLPLRSEVWLTGEPVHPGHDRRLTTTHVVRDLGE from the coding sequence ATGACATCGCTGATCAACACCCAATCAGACGCGCCCTGGCGCGATCGGGCCCTGCCGGTGCACGACCGCGTGGAGGCGCTGCTGGCGGCCATGACCCTGGAGGAGAAGGTCGCCCAGCTCGGCTCGGTGTGGCTCGACCAGGACGGCGGTGGTTCCGCGACGGAGTCCGCGCCGATGCCCGACGTGTTCACCGCGTCCGCGTCCGGTGACGTGGACGATCTGGTGCGCGGCGGGATCGGGCACCTGACCCGCGTGTTCGGCACCGCGCCGGTCACCGCCGCCGAGGGCGTGGCGCGGTTGCGCGTGCTTCAGGAGCGGGTGGCGGCGGGCAACCGGTTCGGCATCCCCGCCATCGCGCACGAGGAGTGCCTGACCGGCTTCGCCACCTACGGTGCGACGGCCTACCCGACGCCGCTGGCGTGGGCGGCGACCTTCGACGTCGACCTGGTGCACGAGATGGCATCGGCGATCGGGCGCGACCTGCGTGCCGTCGGTGTGCACCAGGGCTTGTCGCCAGTGCTGGACGTGGTGCGCGACTACCGCTGGGGTCGGGTGGAGGAGACGTTGGGGGAGGACCCGTACCTGGTCGGACAGCTCGGCGCGGCCTACGTGCGCGGGCTGGAAGAGGCCGGGGTCATCGCCACCCTCAAGCACTTCGCCGGCTACGCCGCCTCCCGCGCCGCCCGCAACCACGCGCCGGTCGGCATCGGACCGCGGGAGCTGGCCGACGTGATCCTGCCGCCGTTCGAGACCGCCCTACGCGTGGGCGGCGCCCGATCGGTGATGAACTCCTACACCGACGTCGACGGCGTGCCCGTCGCCGCGAGCGCCCAGCTGCTACGGCGTCTGCTGCGCGAGGAGTGGGGCTTCACCGGCACGCTCGTCGCCGACTACTGGGCCATCCCGTTCCTGGCTTCCATGCACCGGGTCGCCGTCGACGAGGGTCAGGCAGGGGTGCTCGCGCTGCGGGCGGGCATCGACGTCGAGCTGCCCGAAACCCGAGGCTACGGCTCCCGACTGGTCGAGAACGTGCGGGTAGGGAACGTCGACGAGTCCCTTGTGGACGATGCCGCTCGCCGGGTGTTGCGGCAGAAGGTCGAACTCGGCCTGCTCGACGGGGGACCGCTGGTTCCCTCCACCGCGGACGAGGTGGACCTCGACAGCGCCGACAACCGGTGGCTGGCCCGCACGGTCGCCGAGCGCTCGATCGTGCTGCTGGCCAACGACCACGCCGTGCTGCCCTTGGACCTGCCCCGCCGGGCCCGGATCGCCGTGCTGGGCCCGTGCGCCGACGATTCGCTCACTCTGATGGGCTGCTACGCCTTCCCCAACCACGTGCTGCACCGCTACCCCGAACGCGGCGCGGGTCTGCCCATCGCCACGATCAGACAACAGGTCCAAGCCGAGTTCCCGCAGGCCACCGTCGACTACGCCCGAGGCGTCGAGGTCTCCGGCGACGACGACTCCGGCATCACCGACGCCGTCAACGCCGCCGGCCTCGCCGACGTCGCGCTGCTGTTCGTCGGCGACCGGGCGGGATTGTTCGGCGACGGCACCTCCGGTGAAGGCTGCGACGCGCCCGACCTGCGCCTGGCGGGGTTGCAGGACCGCTTGGTCGAGGCGGTCCTCGCGACCGGCACGCCGACCGTGCTGGTCGTGGTCTCCGGCCGGCCCTACGCACTGGGCGACTACGCCGACCGCGCCGCCGCGGTAGTGCAGGCGTTCTTCCCCGGCGTGGAAGGCGCCTCGGCCGTGGCCGGGGTGCTCAGCGGACGGATCAACCCGTCCGGACGGCTGCCCGTCCAAGTTCCCCGACTGCCGTCGGTCAACCCCTCGACCTACCTCCAACCGCTGCTGGGCGCCAAGACCGACGGCATCTCGGCGCTGGACCCGACACCGCTGTTCCCGTTCGGCCACGGCCTGTCCTACTCGACCGTGCGCTACGAGACGCTGGCCACCACCCGCGACGAGGCACCCACCACCGGATCGGTGGAGGCCCGCGTCGTCGTCCGCAACACGGGGCCTCGCGCGGTCGAAGAGGTCGTGCAGCTGTACGCCTCCGACCCGGTGGCCCAGGTGGTACGCCCCCTGGTTCAACTCGTCGGGTTCGCCCGGGTCGCGCTGGAACCCGAACAGGCCCGGGCGGTGGTGTTCGACGTGCCGACCGACGCGTTCTCCTTCACCGGCGTCGACGGCCGCCGCGTCGTCGAACCGGGCCGCATCAGCCTGTCCACCGGTCCGTCGGCGGGCGATCTGCCGCTGCGCTCCGAGGTCTGGCTGACCGGCGAGCCCGTCCACCCGGGCCACGACCGACGGCTGACCACCACCCACGTCGTGCGCGACCTCGGCGAGTGA
- a CDS encoding carbohydrate ABC transporter permease: MSTTSGRRRLGRVRWWNYLLLAGTAVACLFPLYWMFIVATTDTATATEMPPEVVPGGNFFHLAGLVLETVPFVQSLLNSLAVATAIGVGHAVLCALAGFAFAKLHFPGRNALFLVVVLTMTVPTQLSVIPQYMIMSELGWVDTLQALIVPGLASAFGIFWMRQHIAVTISDELIQAAHLDGASAWQVFWRIAFPIVRPAAFVLGLFGFVSAWNDFLWPFIVLKSPERFTAQIAIKALQNSYDVDLGLAMSGSFLATVPLVALFVIVGRRMVAGILDGAFKG; this comes from the coding sequence ATGAGCACTACGTCGGGTCGCCGACGCCTGGGCCGCGTTCGCTGGTGGAACTACCTGCTACTGGCCGGGACCGCGGTCGCGTGCCTGTTCCCGTTGTACTGGATGTTCATCGTCGCCACGACCGACACGGCGACCGCGACGGAGATGCCGCCCGAGGTCGTGCCCGGTGGCAACTTCTTCCACCTCGCGGGTCTGGTCCTGGAGACGGTGCCGTTCGTGCAGTCACTGCTCAACAGCCTGGCTGTGGCCACCGCCATCGGGGTCGGTCACGCGGTGCTGTGCGCGTTGGCGGGGTTCGCCTTCGCCAAGCTGCACTTCCCCGGTCGCAACGCCCTGTTCCTGGTCGTGGTGCTGACCATGACCGTGCCCACCCAGCTCTCGGTCATCCCGCAGTACATGATCATGTCGGAGCTGGGTTGGGTCGACACCCTCCAGGCGCTGATCGTGCCAGGACTGGCCAGTGCGTTCGGCATCTTCTGGATGCGCCAGCACATCGCCGTGACCATCAGCGACGAGCTGATCCAGGCCGCGCACCTCGACGGCGCGTCCGCCTGGCAGGTGTTCTGGCGCATCGCGTTCCCGATCGTGCGGCCGGCCGCGTTCGTGCTGGGCCTGTTCGGGTTCGTCAGCGCGTGGAACGACTTCCTGTGGCCGTTCATCGTGCTCAAGTCGCCGGAGCGGTTCACCGCCCAGATCGCGATCAAGGCGTTGCAGAACAGCTACGACGTCGACCTCGGCCTGGCCATGTCCGGCTCGTTCCTCGCCACCGTCCCCCTGGTCGCCCTGTTCGTCATCGTCGGGCGGCGCATGGTCGCCGGGATTCTCGACGGCGCATTCAAGGGCTGA